In one window of Dissulfuribacter thermophilus DNA:
- the ptsP gene encoding phosphoenolpyruvate--protein phosphotransferase, translated as MKTLVFRGVGASPGIAIGKARILEQGKFEVIRQKIPAHSIEKEKTRFKEAVSRVENQLESLLQEISEELKDHAAIFKAHLMMLRDNMIYDRTLQLIEQEGINAEWALSKVLDWIKKVFAKIKDDFIRERFTDVEDVIKRVQMTLVGENLVKNLNFTEPSVLIANDLSPADTVQMNPELIMGFVTEKGSRTSHTAIVARSLGIPAVVGVEGILNHVLSDETVIVDGLCGELIITDDPVVLSRYREKQEAFSKYSLDIINTSHLPAETKDGFRVTIKANIEMIDEIPSVITYGAEGVGLLRTEFLYLSKKGLPKEEDLYSVYREMVERLNPYPVTIRTLDIGGDKFVSSVPLCEEMNPALGLRAIRLCLREPELFKTQLRAILRASAHGEVKILFPLISGKMEIIEAREILEEAKQELKQKNHPFDENIQVGIMIEVPTAVMMADVLAKEVDFFSIGTNDLIQYSLAIDRVNERVAHLYEPLHPAILRMLQKTVDAAHAHGIEVAVCGEMAGEPMYVPVLLGMGVDEFSMNAIVVPRIKKMIRGISQEKCKELFNELLEESTAIAIRRRLLKFLSDYYPEEFSPEKGLYCDLARTNSKLSTQNF; from the coding sequence ATGAAAACCCTTGTGTTTAGAGGGGTTGGAGCATCTCCTGGAATCGCCATTGGTAAGGCACGTATTCTTGAGCAGGGGAAATTTGAAGTAATCCGCCAAAAAATACCTGCTCATTCTATTGAAAAAGAAAAAACGAGATTCAAAGAGGCTGTATCCAGGGTTGAAAATCAACTAGAGTCCTTACTTCAAGAAATTTCCGAAGAACTAAAAGATCATGCCGCAATTTTTAAGGCCCACCTCATGATGCTTAGGGACAATATGATCTATGATCGCACCCTTCAATTGATAGAACAGGAGGGAATCAATGCGGAATGGGCCTTATCTAAAGTACTCGACTGGATAAAGAAAGTCTTTGCCAAGATTAAAGATGACTTCATCAGAGAGCGTTTTACAGACGTTGAGGATGTCATAAAAAGGGTTCAAATGACCCTAGTAGGGGAAAATTTAGTAAAAAATCTCAATTTTACAGAACCATCAGTGCTTATAGCCAATGATCTGTCCCCAGCAGACACAGTGCAGATGAATCCAGAACTGATAATGGGGTTTGTGACAGAAAAGGGCAGTAGAACATCGCATACTGCAATTGTTGCAAGATCCCTTGGCATTCCCGCAGTAGTTGGAGTTGAAGGGATTTTGAATCATGTGCTCTCGGATGAAACGGTAATAGTAGATGGACTGTGTGGAGAGCTCATCATCACCGATGATCCAGTAGTTCTTTCCCGCTACAGGGAAAAGCAGGAGGCATTTAGTAAATACAGTTTAGACATAATCAATACTAGTCATCTTCCAGCAGAGACCAAAGACGGCTTTAGGGTGACAATAAAGGCCAATATCGAAATGATCGATGAAATACCTTCAGTAATAACCTATGGAGCTGAAGGTGTTGGCCTGTTGAGAACGGAATTTTTATATCTGTCAAAAAAGGGGCTCCCAAAAGAAGAAGATCTCTATAGCGTTTATAGAGAAATGGTGGAAAGACTAAATCCATATCCTGTCACAATCCGTACGCTGGATATTGGCGGGGATAAATTTGTTTCCTCAGTCCCGTTGTGTGAGGAAATGAATCCTGCCCTTGGACTTAGGGCCATAAGGCTTTGCCTAAGAGAACCAGAACTTTTTAAGACCCAACTCAGGGCAATACTTAGAGCAAGCGCCCATGGAGAGGTGAAGATACTCTTCCCATTGATTTCAGGGAAGATGGAGATAATTGAGGCCAGAGAAATCTTGGAAGAAGCCAAACAGGAACTCAAACAAAAGAATCATCCCTTTGATGAAAATATCCAAGTTGGGATAATGATAGAGGTGCCCACTGCCGTGATGATGGCAGATGTACTGGCCAAAGAAGTTGATTTCTTTAGTATCGGCACCAATGACCTAATCCAATATTCCCTTGCAATTGATAGGGTGAATGAGAGGGTTGCCCACCTTTATGAGCCCCTGCATCCGGCAATATTAAGGATGCTGCAAAAGACTGTTGATGCTGCCCATGCTCACGGTATTGAAGTGGCTGTTTGCGGCGAGATGGCAGGAGAGCCAATGTATGTACCGGTATTGCTTGGTATGGGAGTTGATGAATTCAGCATGAACGCCATTGTTGTCCCAAGAATAAAAAAGATGATCAGGGGCATTTCGCAGGAAAAGTGTAAAGAACTTTTTAATGAACTCCTAGAGGAAAGCACAGCAATTGCCATTAGGAGACGTCTCTTGAAGTTTTTAAGCGACTATTATCCTGAAGAATTTAGCCCTGAAAAGGGACTTTATTGCGATCTTGCTCGCACCAACTCAAAACTCAGCACCCAAAATTTTTAA
- a CDS encoding PD-(D/E)XK nuclease family protein, producing MNEIIVVHPRQNLLNIVMNDLLKKNEPWVTTVLLPNRRAGLFLKHYLSKRVHGPFLLPRILTLEEWIKEIYLNHTDSPKEFIDEYDQAWIIFEAYKSLVEKNGARPPLWDDFFPWAMRIQRLFEELDLELTDPKNIEYPPTETLSRVAISILERLGDLYGIFHNLLEERGLITYSRLFYEVARTPSSFLQHENPENFLIVGFYALTNAEDQVFRWLFDNGARIYWHSETDPLPELYRRWKENWKVAINEVECDSCKEESPTLSFFEAHDLHAELKELKKGLSKIDDFEPDRCAVVPLLNTSLIPLLHHLPDVPVNLTMGYPLNLTGPYTFIKLLMNIVSGLVESKFHLKDLIEFLRGPYTDYPGLVDALREYGAPFVTKEELIQIANRLGIKKEILLLIEEILIPFETARSTKDLCLALNGVISYLKSRLLPDENDENIESNSSDLLKLDLSVLMVLEENVLPILENGFFSHVPMTTRGLFRFFEDISSSIRIPFEGEPLSGIQVMGLLETRLINFEEIFFIDVNEGVFPGSEEVDPILPYGMRIVLGLPDRYREELILKYHFERLIKGSKVTHLMWQYQTNKASNNELEAKKVRSRFIEKLIWEIEKKEAKPLSPNERVKFSRVDLPLNGIFSEAALKKDEEHLRVLRTRLGKISPTALELYLTCPKKFYFEKILGLSPGKVPEEIDHGAIGTAVHKALERYYRELTVSKAYIKKDELDIDRLFLFFKEILQGEEFFQHLSSERRYLVFKGAYFRLKKFIECQPNYTEIQALEKVLKKRLSIYDDFSIELFGIADRIDKRDQHFLILDYKTGYVEEINGLKLMNFNPSALEATFNEDSLLEFREQIGHIQLPFYNYLFCTEKQGDFKQVWHHTTAAYVDLRKTGKEQFLIKPDKLGEEWGEWLKADFIEGIKFLIKHILHSPYWYPATDPLSCRWCDYRDGCKHS from the coding sequence ATGAATGAGATTATCGTTGTCCACCCGCGGCAAAATTTACTCAACATCGTAATGAATGATCTTCTGAAAAAGAATGAGCCTTGGGTGACTACTGTGCTTTTACCAAATAGGAGAGCAGGGCTATTTTTAAAACACTATCTCTCAAAGAGGGTGCATGGCCCGTTCTTGCTACCGCGCATTCTGACCCTGGAAGAGTGGATCAAGGAAATATATCTTAATCACACTGACTCCCCAAAGGAATTTATTGATGAATATGACCAGGCATGGATAATCTTCGAGGCATATAAAAGCTTGGTTGAGAAAAATGGGGCAAGACCTCCTTTATGGGACGACTTTTTCCCCTGGGCAATGAGAATCCAGCGTTTATTCGAGGAGCTGGACCTAGAGCTCACAGATCCCAAAAATATCGAATATCCCCCTACAGAAACCCTTTCAAGGGTCGCAATTTCCATTTTAGAAAGACTTGGAGATCTTTACGGTATTTTTCACAATCTCCTTGAAGAAAGGGGATTAATAACCTATTCGAGGCTGTTTTATGAAGTTGCCAGGACTCCATCAAGTTTTCTACAGCATGAAAATCCAGAAAATTTTCTCATAGTGGGGTTTTATGCCTTAACAAACGCAGAGGATCAGGTATTCAGGTGGCTATTTGACAATGGTGCCAGGATATACTGGCACAGTGAAACAGATCCACTGCCAGAACTTTATAGGAGATGGAAGGAAAACTGGAAGGTAGCTATAAATGAGGTTGAATGTGACTCATGTAAAGAAGAGAGCCCTACTTTGTCATTTTTTGAGGCACATGACCTCCATGCAGAACTAAAGGAGCTCAAAAAGGGACTTTCAAAAATAGATGATTTCGAGCCAGACCGCTGTGCAGTGGTCCCGCTTCTCAATACAAGCCTTATACCACTTTTACACCACCTCCCAGACGTACCAGTAAATTTGACAATGGGTTACCCCCTAAACCTCACAGGACCCTATACCTTTATCAAACTATTGATGAATATAGTAAGTGGCCTTGTAGAGTCCAAATTTCACCTTAAAGATCTGATTGAATTTTTGAGAGGACCTTATACGGATTATCCTGGACTGGTTGATGCCCTTAGGGAATATGGGGCGCCTTTCGTTACAAAAGAGGAACTCATACAAATAGCTAATAGGCTAGGCATAAAAAAAGAGATTCTTTTATTAATAGAGGAAATACTGATCCCTTTTGAAACAGCCCGTAGTACAAAAGACCTTTGTCTAGCATTAAATGGAGTAATTTCATATCTCAAATCACGTCTTTTGCCAGATGAAAATGATGAGAATATAGAGTCAAATTCCAGTGACCTTTTGAAATTAGACCTTTCGGTATTGATGGTCCTCGAAGAAAACGTTCTGCCTATTCTTGAAAATGGATTCTTTTCCCATGTACCCATGACAACACGGGGGCTTTTCAGGTTTTTTGAGGACATTTCATCTTCGATAAGGATACCTTTTGAGGGTGAGCCCTTATCCGGCATTCAGGTCATGGGACTTTTAGAGACAAGGCTAATAAATTTTGAAGAAATTTTTTTCATTGACGTAAATGAAGGGGTGTTTCCAGGCTCAGAAGAGGTGGATCCTATTCTACCCTATGGAATGCGTATAGTGCTTGGGCTTCCAGACAGATATCGTGAGGAATTGATACTGAAATACCATTTTGAAAGGCTGATAAAGGGGTCCAAGGTAACTCACCTAATGTGGCAATACCAGACCAATAAGGCGTCGAATAATGAACTCGAGGCCAAGAAAGTTAGAAGCCGATTCATTGAAAAACTCATATGGGAAATAGAAAAGAAAGAAGCCAAACCCTTGAGCCCAAATGAAAGAGTAAAATTTTCCAGGGTGGATCTCCCCTTAAACGGTATTTTTTCAGAAGCAGCCTTAAAAAAGGATGAGGAACACCTTAGAGTACTAAGGACCAGGCTTGGTAAAATCAGTCCGACTGCCCTTGAGCTTTATCTTACCTGCCCCAAAAAATTCTATTTTGAAAAGATTCTTGGCCTGTCACCTGGAAAGGTACCAGAAGAAATTGACCATGGAGCAATAGGTACTGCTGTACATAAGGCCCTTGAAAGGTATTATAGAGAGCTTACTGTTTCAAAAGCTTACATAAAAAAAGATGAATTAGATATAGATAGACTCTTTTTATTTTTTAAGGAGATATTGCAGGGGGAAGAATTTTTCCAACATCTGTCTTCTGAACGACGTTATTTAGTATTTAAGGGGGCATATTTTCGTTTAAAGAAGTTTATTGAATGCCAACCTAACTATACGGAAATACAGGCACTGGAAAAAGTGCTTAAGAAACGACTCAGCATTTACGATGATTTTTCAATAGAACTTTTTGGGATTGCAGACCGAATCGATAAAAGAGATCAACATTTTTTGATATTGGACTATAAAACCGGTTATGTAGAAGAAATTAACGGATTAAAATTGATGAATTTCAATCCATCTGCTCTTGAGGCCACATTTAATGAAGATTCACTTCTTGAATTCAGAGAACAAATTGGGCATATTCAGCTTCCCTTTTATAACTACCTATTTTGTACTGAAAAACAAGGTGATTTTAAACAGGTGTGGCACCACACCACAGCCGCATATGTCGATCTGAGGAAGACAGGAAAAGAACAATTTTTAATAAAACCTGACAAATTAGGTGAGGAATGGGGGGAATGGCTAAAGGCAGATTTTATTGAGGGCATTAAATTTTTAATAAAGCACATACTACATTCGCCATATTGGTACCCTGCCACCGACCCGCTTTCATGCAGGTGGTGCGATTATAGGGATGGTTGTAAGCACAGCTAA
- the speE gene encoding polyamine aminopropyltransferase, with amino-acid sequence MELWYTELHTKGSGICFKVKETLFKKHSKFQEVTVLDTEDYGRMLVIDGLVMLTERDEFIYHEMMAHPALFLHRSPENVLVIGGGDGGTVREVARHKAVKSITLCEIDDVVLDVAKKFFPNLSTQLFSDNRVEIIVDDASKHIKDKKENYDVILVDSSDPVGPAENLFKRDFFESLKKSLKPDGIVVLQSESPFYHLDIIKNVRENLLGAGFDNVLFYWAHIPTYPGGVWCWAIASCTYHPIKDFSLEGKDFNMELKYYSPEIHKASFILPEYFKRALSEVLSFEF; translated from the coding sequence ATGGAACTTTGGTACACAGAATTACACACAAAAGGATCTGGAATTTGTTTTAAGGTGAAGGAGACACTCTTTAAAAAGCATTCCAAGTTTCAAGAAGTAACTGTGTTAGATACAGAAGACTATGGACGCATGCTGGTAATTGATGGCCTTGTGATGCTCACAGAAAGAGATGAATTCATATATCACGAAATGATGGCACATCCAGCCTTATTCCTCCATAGATCCCCAGAAAACGTGCTCGTAATTGGAGGGGGAGACGGCGGTACTGTAAGAGAAGTAGCAAGACACAAGGCAGTTAAAAGTATAACTCTTTGCGAAATTGATGATGTGGTCTTGGATGTGGCCAAGAAATTTTTCCCCAATCTCTCAACTCAACTCTTTTCAGACAACAGGGTGGAGATAATAGTTGATGATGCATCAAAACATATAAAAGACAAAAAAGAGAATTACGATGTCATTTTAGTAGATTCCTCAGACCCCGTTGGACCAGCTGAAAATCTTTTTAAAAGAGATTTTTTCGAATCCCTCAAAAAATCATTAAAACCTGACGGAATAGTGGTTTTACAGAGCGAATCACCATTTTATCACCTGGATATCATAAAAAATGTTCGGGAAAATCTGCTTGGAGCCGGTTTTGATAATGTACTATTCTATTGGGCACACATTCCAACCTATCCAGGTGGTGTGTGGTGCTGGGCCATTGCATCTTGCACGTATCATCCAATAAAGGATTTTTCTCTCGAGGGCAAAGATTTTAACATGGAGTTAAAGTACTATAGCCCTGAAATCCACAAGGCCTCCTTTATACTGCCAGAATACTTTAAAAGAGCGCTTTCGGAAGTGTTGAGTTTTGAGTTTTGA
- a CDS encoding UvrD-helicase domain-containing protein — MKVQGPELIRIKASAGAGKTYALSIRFLSLLKKIPPSSKGLRSLIAITFTNKAAIEMRQRILNHLKAIALKSGGWREISRKTGLTPEEAGKWIEVILSNYSDFHIRTVDSLLFSILKGFSFEFSIRPDFNVVFNIDDILDDVFDIILSGVQHDKKELIDRALSTYFDIDTQGGFYPENGLKKRLKALYSKVTEDIAQREIDAKKIRISKEKSERAYKEFLEILSQIDDGAVKRNLIRGLTPNLEADKLLDRAIFKKDVDDLFKKNASVSSDEKAHLERALQSVKKNLRDYERICEEIPYSRVGGYVPLLHEMRRCCENLSLREGLILGSDHWTALILKALQEDGFVPLVFEHFGGLFSHFLFDEFQDTSRQQWEALYPIFEEALSQGGSLFVVGDVKQAIYHWRGGDMELFDEVLQRDRYFPFIDVMKDEILGKNYRAHPALVDFVNRLFAPLKDLSTVKSCIADELLGKNTPVVVKNDLAEKILKAYDSHEQEASAKRPFKRRPKVSIFEVSGSKKEIRSGIKNRLIQKVREEWESRPREDGDCASPIACLVRSHKDAEEVSSWLISEGIPVITENALKLSSSLLVKGIICLMKLINDPADNIALYGLLASKILNFGPQSEEELSKAWLRGEHHKWTQKVNEIIQSLKGALIRRTPYELLQQIIEVTGLSDRIKDHFPDQSVFLERLLEVTHNFETKEGASLQKYLDFWDKGGLEERVGLPENIDAVRVMTIHKAKGLEFPVVFIPFTDWQIKDRTPVDVYNNSLVYLGGKLNNELLRVRGQIWAMEVLESLNLFYVALTRAMERIYFFVTLPKTSGLKPFSVGLRQLIEKAKKTGLLEKEYVCWETLDLTPMPH, encoded by the coding sequence ATGAAAGTCCAAGGTCCGGAACTCATCAGGATTAAGGCCTCTGCAGGGGCAGGAAAGACCTACGCCCTTAGTATACGTTTTTTGAGTCTTTTAAAAAAGATTCCTCCCAGTTCTAAGGGGCTTAGGTCTTTGATTGCCATAACCTTTACGAATAAAGCTGCCATAGAGATGAGGCAGCGTATATTAAACCACTTAAAAGCCATTGCCCTTAAGTCTGGGGGCTGGCGAGAAATTTCAAGAAAGACGGGTCTTACTCCCGAAGAGGCTGGAAAATGGATTGAGGTCATCTTGTCGAACTATTCAGACTTTCATATTCGTACTGTAGACAGTCTCCTTTTTTCAATCCTTAAAGGATTTTCTTTTGAATTTTCCATAAGGCCCGATTTTAACGTCGTTTTTAATATTGATGATATACTTGACGATGTTTTTGATATCATTTTATCTGGCGTTCAACACGATAAAAAGGAACTCATTGATAGAGCCCTTTCCACCTATTTTGACATTGACACCCAGGGGGGATTTTATCCTGAAAACGGCTTAAAAAAACGTTTAAAAGCCCTTTATTCGAAAGTAACTGAAGACATCGCCCAAAGAGAGATCGATGCTAAAAAGATACGAATTTCAAAAGAAAAGTCTGAGAGGGCATACAAGGAGTTTTTGGAGATCTTAAGCCAAATAGATGATGGGGCTGTTAAACGCAACCTTATTAGAGGACTTACACCCAATTTGGAAGCAGACAAGCTCCTCGACAGGGCCATATTTAAAAAGGATGTTGATGATCTATTTAAAAAGAATGCATCTGTGTCATCAGATGAGAAGGCTCATCTTGAAAGGGCGTTACAGTCCGTAAAGAAAAATCTGAGAGATTACGAGAGGATCTGTGAGGAGATTCCGTATTCAAGGGTTGGAGGCTATGTGCCGCTTCTTCATGAAATGCGAAGGTGCTGTGAGAATTTGTCTTTAAGGGAAGGGCTCATCCTTGGCTCAGATCACTGGACAGCCCTTATCCTAAAAGCCCTTCAAGAGGATGGCTTTGTCCCCCTTGTCTTTGAACATTTTGGAGGTCTATTTTCCCACTTTCTCTTTGATGAATTCCAGGACACCTCGCGCCAGCAATGGGAAGCCCTTTACCCCATATTCGAAGAGGCCCTCTCCCAGGGAGGCAGCCTATTTGTTGTGGGAGATGTAAAGCAGGCCATCTATCACTGGAGGGGAGGGGACATGGAACTTTTTGACGAGGTCCTTCAAAGGGACCGCTATTTCCCTTTCATCGATGTAATGAAAGATGAAATTCTTGGTAAAAACTATAGGGCCCATCCAGCCCTTGTGGACTTTGTAAACAGATTATTTGCTCCTCTAAAGGATCTTTCCACAGTAAAAAGCTGTATCGCAGACGAACTATTGGGAAAAAACACACCGGTAGTGGTTAAAAATGACCTCGCTGAAAAGATACTCAAGGCATATGATTCCCACGAACAGGAGGCTTCAGCAAAACGCCCTTTTAAAAGGAGGCCTAAGGTAAGCATTTTTGAGGTCTCAGGCTCAAAAAAGGAGATACGTTCTGGCATAAAGAATAGACTAATTCAAAAGGTGAGGGAAGAGTGGGAAAGTAGGCCCAGAGAAGATGGGGACTGTGCTTCACCCATAGCCTGTCTGGTGAGATCCCATAAGGATGCAGAAGAGGTTTCATCCTGGCTAATCTCAGAGGGTATACCCGTCATAACAGAGAATGCCTTAAAATTAAGCTCTTCTCTTTTGGTAAAAGGGATCATATGCCTCATGAAGCTCATAAATGATCCAGCAGACAATATTGCTCTCTATGGCCTTTTGGCGTCCAAGATTCTAAATTTCGGCCCTCAAAGTGAGGAAGAGCTGTCAAAGGCATGGTTAAGGGGAGAACACCATAAATGGACTCAGAAAGTAAATGAGATTATTCAGTCCTTAAAAGGGGCACTTATTAGGCGTACGCCATATGAGCTTTTACAGCAGATTATCGAAGTCACGGGTCTTTCAGATCGGATCAAAGATCATTTCCCTGACCAGTCAGTCTTTCTGGAAAGGCTCCTTGAAGTGACACATAATTTTGAAACAAAAGAAGGTGCCAGTCTACAAAAGTATCTTGATTTTTGGGATAAAGGTGGGCTGGAAGAGCGAGTAGGACTCCCTGAAAATATTGATGCTGTAAGGGTTATGACTATACACAAGGCGAAAGGCCTTGAATTCCCTGTGGTCTTCATACCGTTTACGGACTGGCAGATAAAAGACAGAACCCCAGTGGATGTCTATAATAACAGCCTTGTGTACCTGGGAGGAAAGCTAAACAATGAACTCCTGAGGGTGCGTGGACAAATATGGGCTATGGAAGTGCTCGAATCTCTAAATCTTTTTTATGTGGCACTGACACGGGCAATGGAAAGGATTTACTTTTTCGTAACTCTTCCAAAAACTAGTGGCCTAAAGCCGTTTTCTGTTGGCCTAAGACAACTTATTGAGAAAGCAAAAAAGACTGGGCTATTAGAAAAGGAGTACGTGTGTTGGGAGACCTTGGATCTGACACCTATGCCTCATTAA
- a CDS encoding HPr family phosphocarrier protein produces MKAEQKITIKNRLGLHARPATRFAQLASTFQSQIWLERNGESVDGKSILEVLTLACPKGTTLIVRAEGPDSIDAVEALKRLVENRFGEID; encoded by the coding sequence ATGAAAGCTGAACAAAAAATCACTATAAAAAATAGGTTAGGATTGCATGCCCGCCCAGCTACAAGATTTGCCCAACTTGCAAGCACTTTCCAATCCCAGATTTGGCTTGAGAGAAATGGTGAGTCTGTAGATGGAAAAAGTATACTTGAGGTTCTTACATTGGCCTGTCCAAAAGGCACTACTTTGATTGTGCGTGCTGAAGGTCCAGATTCAATAGACGCAGTTGAGGCTTTGAAGCGTTTGGTTGAAAATCGATTTGGAGAGATTGATTAA
- the uvrC gene encoding excinuclease ABC subunit UvrC yields the protein MKKKGITLPFEKENCIYIPESPGVYIFKDSKESVIYIGKAVNLRKRVQSYHRDPGTQPPKVQLISSRAATMEFIVCSTEKEALILEDALIKEKRPKYNVRLRDDKAYPFIRIGLDHEFPRIHLVRKRKDDGASYFGPYTSSEAARSTLRFVAKTFGLRTCPDTVLKTQKRPCLRAQINLCLAPCDEDINKELYKKSVNDALAFLGGRKRDLIERLRCQMEDASQALDFEKAARLRDQIKAIEVAIEPQDVVLSKPLDLDCIGLAADTTVGRALVVMLKVREGRVVGRDQFEFDVIEGEEEGEILRAFLKEKYHCLETKMVILPLELEDKSLMEEFLKAKNSLPIKLIHPKRGEKKKLLSLARENAEVALATVLKNIYEWNKIQKALKNRLDLDFEPSWIECIDVSHTVGRDRVGSLVCFKDGEPLKSYYRQYNLCPSKGADDYAGIREIIKRRIERVKKEGRGPDLIIIDGGKGQLNAACEELSLRTPDIGDTLVPFLIAIAKERDGSVDKIYTKGHGLPLLLKKDDPVLLFIQKIRDEAHRFGITAHRKKRLKGIRFSVLEEIPGVGARRKEKLLKEFGSLGGIKNATIEELRKVPGITYDIAKQIKEKLDA from the coding sequence ATGAAGAAAAAGGGTATAACTCTCCCTTTTGAGAAAGAAAACTGTATATATATTCCTGAGTCGCCAGGGGTCTACATTTTTAAGGACTCAAAGGAGTCCGTTATCTATATAGGTAAGGCTGTAAACCTTAGAAAGCGAGTCCAATCTTACCATAGAGACCCTGGTACGCAGCCCCCCAAAGTTCAGCTGATTTCCTCAAGGGCTGCGACAATGGAATTCATAGTATGTTCTACAGAAAAAGAGGCACTCATCTTAGAAGATGCCCTAATTAAGGAAAAGCGGCCCAAATACAACGTCAGACTGAGGGATGATAAGGCCTATCCATTTATAAGAATTGGATTGGATCATGAATTTCCAAGGATCCATCTAGTGCGAAAGAGAAAGGATGATGGTGCATCTTATTTTGGGCCTTATACATCTTCAGAGGCAGCAAGGAGCACTTTGCGATTCGTGGCAAAGACGTTTGGACTCAGGACATGCCCTGACACCGTTTTAAAGACCCAGAAAAGGCCGTGTCTTCGGGCACAAATAAATCTTTGCCTTGCTCCGTGTGATGAGGACATAAATAAGGAATTATATAAAAAGAGTGTCAATGATGCTTTGGCATTTCTTGGGGGCAGAAAAAGGGATCTCATAGAACGCCTTCGCTGCCAAATGGAAGATGCATCTCAGGCCTTAGATTTTGAAAAGGCAGCTCGCTTGCGAGATCAGATAAAGGCAATTGAGGTGGCTATAGAGCCTCAAGACGTAGTCTTATCAAAACCACTTGATTTGGATTGTATAGGCCTTGCTGCAGATACAACCGTGGGCCGAGCACTGGTGGTAATGCTAAAGGTAAGAGAAGGCCGGGTCGTTGGTAGAGATCAATTTGAATTTGATGTGATTGAAGGAGAAGAGGAAGGAGAAATTCTAAGGGCCTTTTTAAAGGAAAAATACCACTGTCTTGAGACAAAAATGGTAATTTTGCCACTGGAACTAGAGGACAAGTCATTAATGGAGGAATTTCTTAAGGCGAAGAATTCTTTACCAATTAAATTGATCCATCCCAAAAGAGGGGAAAAGAAGAAGCTTTTGTCATTGGCCAGAGAAAATGCTGAGGTGGCATTGGCCACTGTATTGAAAAACATATATGAGTGGAACAAGATACAAAAGGCATTAAAGAATAGGCTTGACTTAGATTTTGAACCATCCTGGATAGAGTGTATAGATGTCTCTCATACAGTTGGAAGAGATAGGGTCGGCAGCCTTGTTTGTTTTAAAGACGGCGAGCCGCTAAAGTCCTACTATAGGCAATATAATCTTTGTCCAAGCAAGGGAGCAGATGATTACGCTGGTATTCGTGAAATTATAAAAAGGAGAATAGAAAGGGTAAAAAAAGAGGGTAGGGGACCTGATTTGATCATTATTGACGGTGGTAAGGGCCAATTAAATGCGGCATGCGAAGAACTTTCTTTGAGAACTCCAGATATTGGTGACACTCTAGTGCCCTTTCTAATTGCCATTGCAAAAGAACGAGATGGTTCAGTTGACAAGATTTATACCAAGGGACATGGATTACCCTTATTATTGAAAAAGGACGATCCAGTCCTGCTTTTTATACAAAAAATCAGGGATGAGGCCCATAGATTTGGGATAACTGCCCATAGAAAAAAAAGGCTTAAGGGCATTCGTTTTTCTGTTCTGGAAGAGATACCTGGGGTAGGCGCTAGGAGAAAGGAGAAACTTTTAAAAGAGTTTGGCAGTCTAGGTGGTATTAAAAATGCGACCATCGAAGAACTGAGAAAGGTCCCTGGAATTACCTATGATATTGCAAAACAGATTAAGGAAAAACTTGATGCATAA